A stretch of Faecalibacterium duncaniae DNA encodes these proteins:
- a CDS encoding relaxase/mobilization nuclease domain-containing protein, which translates to MKMAATRLIALHINKGKTVAQCLADRTDYSENAAKTEDGKYISAYACDAKTCDEEFLLSKRQYEHITGRTQAHDVIAYQIRQSFKPGEITPEEANKVGYETAMRFTKGKHAFIVATHVDRAHIHNHIIFNSTTLDCTRKFRDFRLSGLALARLSDIVCLEHRLSVIVRKPYGERKKRTEYPEKKSQRDEICEAIDAALERKPKDFQELIGILQEAGYEYKEGKQPALRGKGHARFARFRSLGKGYSVEELCEVIAGNAVHKSKFAEKNRTSARSAQVHQKAELSFLIDVRAKMQAGKGAGYARWAKVFNLKQMAKAMMFMEEHGIKSYAELKEQADGISEKCDALLESVKADEARMSEVSVLRKHLINYAKTKDVFAAYKASGYNREFYEAHRDTLALRSAAKKAFDAYKKENGSDKKLPRISELNAEYAMLLERKKSSYAEYRRTKSEMQDWLVAQKIVQEILKEDEQKKEQLHEQEVRQEEENRQSSR; encoded by the coding sequence ATGAAAATGGCGGCTACAAGACTAATTGCGCTGCATATCAATAAAGGAAAGACGGTAGCGCAGTGTCTGGCTGACCGTACTGATTATTCTGAGAATGCAGCAAAGACGGAAGATGGAAAATATATCAGCGCGTATGCCTGTGATGCAAAGACCTGTGATGAAGAATTTCTGCTTTCCAAACGGCAGTATGAGCATATTACCGGTAGAACACAGGCGCATGATGTGATTGCATATCAGATTCGACAATCCTTTAAGCCCGGAGAAATCACGCCGGAGGAGGCGAACAAGGTTGGGTATGAGACAGCCATGCGATTCACCAAGGGAAAACACGCATTTATCGTGGCTACCCATGTTGATCGCGCGCACATTCATAACCACATTATTTTTAATTCGACTACATTAGACTGCACCAGAAAATTCCGAGATTTTCGCTTATCCGGTCTTGCGCTGGCAAGGCTCAGTGATATCGTCTGCCTGGAACATCGGTTGTCGGTCATTGTCCGAAAGCCCTACGGGGAGCGGAAGAAGAGAACGGAATACCCGGAGAAAAAGTCGCAGCGGGATGAAATCTGTGAGGCCATTGATGCAGCATTGGAAAGAAAGCCAAAAGACTTCCAGGAACTGATTGGAATTTTGCAGGAAGCAGGGTACGAGTATAAAGAGGGAAAACAGCCTGCCCTGCGGGGGAAAGGCCACGCCAGATTTGCTCGTTTCCGTTCTCTTGGTAAAGGATATTCGGTTGAAGAACTCTGCGAAGTGATTGCCGGGAATGCGGTTCATAAAAGTAAATTTGCAGAGAAAAACCGCACAAGCGCACGGTCGGCGCAGGTGCATCAGAAGGCGGAGTTGTCGTTCCTTATTGATGTCCGTGCCAAAATGCAGGCGGGCAAAGGCGCAGGGTATGCGCGCTGGGCGAAAGTCTTTAATCTGAAGCAAATGGCAAAAGCCATGATGTTCATGGAAGAGCATGGAATCAAGAGCTATGCAGAGCTGAAAGAACAGGCAGATGGAATTTCTGAAAAATGTGATGCGCTGCTGGAATCTGTAAAGGCAGATGAGGCACGGATGTCGGAAGTGTCGGTGCTGCGAAAGCATCTAATCAATTATGCCAAGACAAAAGATGTTTTTGCCGCGTATAAAGCATCCGGCTACAATCGGGAGTTCTATGAAGCCCATCGGGATACGCTGGCCTTGCGCAGCGCAGCGAAAAAGGCGTTCGATGCCTATAAGAAAGAGAACGGTTCTGACAAAAAGCTTCCACGCATCAGCGAGCTGAACGCAGAGTATGCGATGCTTCTGGAACGAAAGAAAAGCTCCTATGCAGAGTACCGCAGGACCAAATCGGAAATGCAGGATTGGCTTGTGGCACAGAAGATTGTGCAGGAAATTCTGAAAGAGGACGAACAGAAGAAAGAGCAGCTGCATGAGCAGGAAGTACGGCAGGAAGAAGAAAATAGACAAAGCAGTCGATGA
- a CDS encoding helix-turn-helix domain-containing protein encodes MDFMTIKQASEKWGICTRRVQTLCTEGRIDGAERLGHQWVIPINAEKPKDARIKSGKYIKTKSGNGENEDGKKTV; translated from the coding sequence ATGGATTTCATGACGATTAAGCAGGCTTCTGAAAAATGGGGCATCTGCACAAGGAGAGTACAGACATTATGCACGGAAGGGCGAATTGATGGTGCCGAGCGTTTAGGCCATCAGTGGGTCATTCCTATTAACGCCGAAAAGCCGAAGGATGCCAGAATCAAAAGCGGCAAATACATTAAAACAAAATCCGGAAATGGAGAGAACGAAGATGGAAAGAAAACCGTATAG
- a CDS encoding DUF1819 family protein, producing the protein MERKPYSAGAVKFSFWFMEFRKTVQLLSEGKSFADIKKLNEETNIYGAPTKLRAQQIYSTVTARIKTLDESFYPIFLSSDLATQKLFVLTAALLHDTLFFDFVYEVVREKMILGSDELTDADIRIFFKNKQEQSEKVASLQDYTLRRLGSCYKTQLYEAGLLESNRANSTRKILKPILDIAFEHWLYDHDLGIMVKTLTGVR; encoded by the coding sequence ATGGAAAGAAAACCGTATAGTGCCGGAGCAGTGAAATTTTCGTTCTGGTTCATGGAATTTCGGAAAACCGTGCAGCTTTTGAGCGAGGGTAAGAGCTTTGCGGATATTAAAAAGTTGAATGAAGAGACAAACATCTATGGTGCACCGACAAAACTACGAGCGCAGCAGATTTATTCTACCGTAACAGCCCGTATCAAGACATTAGATGAAAGCTTTTATCCAATCTTTTTGAGCAGTGATCTTGCTACACAAAAACTATTTGTGCTGACTGCGGCTCTTTTGCATGACACGCTGTTCTTTGATTTTGTGTATGAAGTAGTGCGGGAAAAAATGATTCTTGGTTCCGATGAGCTGACGGATGCAGATATCCGGATATTTTTCAAAAATAAGCAGGAACAGAGTGAGAAAGTGGCTTCTCTTCAAGACTATACGCTGCGCCGCCTCGGTTCCTGCTATAAAACGCAGCTTTATGAAGCGGGGCTTTTAGAAAGCAACCGGGCAAACAGCACAAGAAAAATACTGAAGCCAATTCTTGATATTGCATTTGAGCATTGGCTTTATGACCATGATCTTGGCATCATGGTAAAAACACTGACGGGGGTAAGATGA
- a CDS encoding DUF1788 domain-containing protein encodes MDLSQRLDEMELAIHKPSFRKGTGRANEVNYWVFDYPPEKELEVRERVEYLKNKNDRGDDDFELVVFDLYDIIIDFLEKKNFMEKCYDFEKKRGIERIVKAVTNSMKVNDDDSLIVQYIKEHTPENAVVFLTGIGKCYPILRSHKVLNNLHQAFVRCPVVMFFPGTYNEQELILFNEIKDDNYYRAFRLVK; translated from the coding sequence ATGGATTTAAGCCAAAGACTGGACGAGATGGAGCTTGCAATCCATAAGCCATCTTTCCGAAAAGGAACAGGCCGCGCAAATGAGGTCAACTATTGGGTGTTTGATTATCCACCGGAAAAGGAACTGGAAGTTCGGGAGCGTGTAGAGTATCTGAAAAATAAGAATGACCGGGGCGATGATGATTTTGAGCTTGTGGTCTTTGACCTGTATGATATCATCATTGACTTTTTGGAAAAGAAAAACTTTATGGAAAAGTGCTATGACTTTGAAAAAAAGCGAGGAATCGAGCGTATCGTCAAGGCAGTGACCAACTCCATGAAGGTGAATGACGATGACAGCCTGATCGTGCAATATATCAAAGAACATACGCCGGAGAATGCAGTCGTGTTCTTAACCGGTATCGGCAAGTGCTATCCGATTTTGCGCTCCCACAAGGTGCTTAACAACTTGCATCAGGCATTTGTGCGCTGCCCGGTCGTGATGTTCTTTCCGGGAACCTATAATGAACAGGAGCTGATTCTGTTCAATGAGATTAAAGACGATAACTATTACCGTGCATTCCGACTGGTAAAGTAA
- the brxC gene encoding BREX system P-loop protein BrxC — protein MQIKDMFRKKIDREIQGVIIVGQGEETNVAQELEEYVVTRELQRHFADFFAAYKKGIQGTTPKMGVWISGFFGSGKSHFLKILSYLLQNKQVGDKHAIDYFIEDQKITNQMVLADMQLAANTPSDVILFNIDSKSDSNGKENKDAIVNVFLKVFNEMQGFCGSMPHLADLERRLSEEGRFEEFKEKFEEEYGDPWESSRQDFDFIQDSVVDVLSDMDFMSESAARNWCEKATESYQISIEDFAKRVKSYIDKKGNNHHVVFLVDEIGQYIGDDSKLMLNLQTVTEELGKECMGKAWVIVTSQQDIDSITKVKGNDFSKIQGRFDTRLSLSSANVDAVIKKRILDKTETAAQSLRLLYDQKATIIKNLIVFNDGVEKKLYANAEDFAEVYPFVPYQFNLLASVLTSIRTHGASGKHLSEGERSMLALFKESAMQLMDDEMGAIVPFYRFYDALENFLDHSHSSVIIRAYDNSYINPEKKEKDVFAINVLKTLFLIKYVLEIEANVDNIVSLMITSIDDDRISLKAQVEDALKVLMRQMLIQKNGSIYVFLTDEEQEINNEIEKENVEMPEVITKIAEMIYEDIFSSKKYQYPSFGGRYAFSFNQTVDDRPYKANQNYDIGLRVLTPWYEGGTDDGTLRLLSGQGKEVLVVLPNDDAFLTEMRAYLKIERFLRKNTSVQLAKYETIKEAKRVEMRERNGNAKLYLTEALKEATIYVNGDVLHTSGKEVTSRINEAIGRLVQTVYHKLSYIDAAMGEADIRKMFKTSNQLSLALGDTGESNVHALDDVLQFVAGNSRMHMKTSMKTIKDRFMKAPYGFVEDDIHWLVARLFKRGDLSFTVNGESVNLNNRSEEEIIGYITKKQFVDKLLTEVRVRVPENQKKAVRTVMKELFKVAPPADDEDTIMKNFQHYCENRITEIERLEPKYENYAYPGKELLEKGKKRLSALVQIQAPLEFFKTVFDEQDDLMDFGEDYEPIRDFFGGEQLTIFTRALDMLNIYEDSKTYIVDAELEDVVAKMRTIVRMPKPYKEIPKLPELREKFMNCYMRILEEQAEPVKDSINQDRNRVFEVLNTKPYKDAKFNRYLELFKEIMDGAEHCNNVSTLRSYADKAEALKLRLLNEMNAEDIRLAKEAAAKAEAERKRQEEEAEKRGETVKPAEKLAEPQPVYKVRTTKNVSIKTVAKTASWRLESKDDVDKYLAALRENLLKEMDEDTIVNIEL, from the coding sequence ATGCAGATCAAGGACATGTTCCGAAAGAAAATTGACCGTGAGATACAGGGCGTTATCATTGTCGGTCAGGGTGAAGAAACAAATGTAGCGCAGGAGCTGGAAGAGTACGTTGTGACCCGTGAGCTTCAGCGTCATTTTGCGGATTTCTTTGCAGCATATAAAAAAGGTATTCAGGGAACCACACCGAAAATGGGTGTCTGGATTTCCGGCTTCTTTGGAAGTGGTAAATCTCATTTCCTGAAAATCCTGTCCTATCTGCTTCAGAATAAACAGGTCGGAGACAAACATGCCATCGACTACTTTATCGAGGATCAGAAGATTACCAATCAGATGGTGCTGGCAGATATGCAGCTGGCAGCAAACACCCCATCGGACGTAATTCTTTTCAATATTGATTCCAAAAGCGATTCTAATGGCAAAGAAAATAAAGATGCCATTGTGAACGTATTCCTGAAGGTTTTCAATGAGATGCAGGGCTTCTGCGGTTCCATGCCGCACCTTGCTGACCTGGAGCGCAGGCTTTCCGAGGAAGGACGTTTTGAAGAGTTTAAGGAAAAGTTTGAAGAAGAGTATGGCGATCCGTGGGAAAGCTCTCGTCAGGACTTCGATTTCATTCAGGATTCCGTTGTCGATGTTCTTTCTGACATGGATTTCATGAGCGAATCAGCTGCCCGTAACTGGTGCGAGAAAGCAACCGAGAGCTACCAGATCAGCATTGAGGATTTCGCCAAGCGTGTAAAGTCCTATATTGATAAAAAAGGGAACAACCATCATGTTGTCTTCCTTGTGGATGAGATCGGCCAGTACATTGGTGATGATTCTAAGCTGATGCTGAACCTTCAGACAGTGACGGAAGAACTGGGCAAGGAATGCATGGGCAAGGCTTGGGTAATCGTAACGAGCCAGCAGGATATCGACTCCATTACCAAGGTGAAGGGTAACGACTTCTCCAAGATTCAGGGACGTTTCGATACACGTCTTTCTTTGTCCTCTGCCAATGTGGACGCTGTTATCAAAAAGCGTATTCTGGATAAGACAGAGACCGCAGCACAGAGCCTGCGTCTGCTTTATGACCAGAAAGCAACCATCATCAAAAATCTGATTGTCTTCAACGACGGCGTGGAGAAAAAACTGTACGCCAACGCAGAAGATTTTGCAGAGGTTTATCCTTTTGTTCCATACCAGTTTAATTTGCTTGCCAGTGTGCTGACCAGCATCCGTACCCACGGTGCATCCGGTAAGCACCTGTCCGAAGGTGAACGTTCCATGCTGGCTCTGTTCAAAGAGTCTGCCATGCAGCTGATGGACGATGAGATGGGAGCAATCGTGCCGTTCTATCGATTCTATGATGCATTGGAGAATTTTCTCGACCACAGCCACAGCAGCGTGATCATCCGCGCCTATGACAACAGCTATATCAACCCGGAAAAGAAGGAAAAAGATGTCTTTGCGATCAATGTGTTGAAGACCCTTTTCCTGATTAAATATGTTCTGGAGATCGAAGCCAATGTAGACAACATCGTCAGCCTGATGATTACCAGCATTGACGATGATCGCATCTCTTTGAAAGCACAGGTGGAGGATGCACTGAAAGTGTTGATGCGCCAGATGCTGATCCAGAAGAATGGCTCCATCTATGTATTCCTGACCGATGAGGAACAGGAAATCAACAACGAAATCGAAAAAGAAAATGTGGAGATGCCGGAGGTCATCACGAAGATTGCGGAGATGATCTATGAGGACATTTTCTCCAGTAAGAAGTATCAGTACCCCAGCTTTGGTGGGCGGTATGCATTCTCCTTCAATCAGACAGTGGATGACCGCCCCTATAAGGCAAACCAGAATTACGATATCGGCCTCCGTGTGCTGACCCCGTGGTATGAGGGCGGCACCGATGATGGTACGCTGCGCCTGCTCTCCGGCCAGGGCAAGGAAGTCCTTGTGGTTCTGCCGAATGATGATGCGTTCCTGACGGAAATGCGGGCATACTTGAAAATTGAGCGGTTCCTGCGCAAGAATACCTCTGTGCAGCTTGCCAAGTATGAGACCATTAAGGAAGCAAAGCGCGTGGAGATGCGGGAACGCAACGGTAACGCCAAGCTTTATCTGACGGAAGCTCTGAAAGAGGCTACCATCTATGTCAATGGCGATGTGCTGCACACCTCCGGCAAGGAAGTGACCAGCCGCATCAACGAGGCTATCGGACGACTGGTGCAGACGGTTTACCACAAGCTGTCCTATATTGATGCAGCGATGGGTGAAGCAGACATCCGGAAGATGTTCAAGACCAGCAACCAGCTGTCGCTGGCACTGGGAGATACCGGAGAATCCAATGTTCACGCACTGGATGATGTGCTGCAATTTGTGGCAGGCAATTCCCGGATGCACATGAAAACTTCTATGAAAACCATCAAGGATCGCTTTATGAAAGCACCCTATGGCTTTGTGGAAGATGACATCCATTGGCTGGTGGCACGTCTCTTTAAGCGTGGAGATCTGTCCTTTACGGTCAACGGTGAGAGCGTCAATCTGAACAACCGCTCCGAAGAAGAAATCATCGGCTACATCACGAAGAAGCAGTTCGTGGATAAACTGCTGACGGAAGTGCGCGTCCGTGTGCCGGAAAACCAGAAAAAGGCCGTCCGCACCGTGATGAAAGAGCTGTTCAAGGTGGCACCGCCTGCCGATGACGAAGATACCATCATGAAGAACTTCCAGCATTACTGCGAGAATCGAATCACCGAGATCGAGCGGCTGGAACCAAAATATGAGAATTACGCCTATCCCGGAAAAGAACTTCTGGAAAAGGGCAAGAAGCGGCTTTCCGCACTGGTGCAGATTCAGGCACCGCTTGAATTCTTTAAGACCGTATTTGACGAGCAGGATGATCTGATGGATTTTGGCGAGGACTATGAGCCTATCCGTGATTTCTTTGGCGGTGAGCAGCTGACCATCTTCACCCGTGCGCTGGATATGCTGAATATCTACGAGGACAGTAAGACCTACATCGTGGATGCAGAACTGGAAGACGTGGTGGCCAAGATGCGCACCATCGTCCGGATGCCGAAGCCCTACAAGGAGATTCCGAAGCTGCCAGAGCTGCGCGAGAAGTTTATGAACTGCTATATGCGCATTCTGGAAGAGCAGGCAGAGCCGGTCAAAGATTCCATCAATCAGGATCGGAACCGTGTCTTTGAAGTGCTGAACACCAAGCCCTATAAGGATGCGAAGTTCAACCGTTATCTGGAACTCTTTAAGGAGATCATGGACGGTGCGGAGCACTGCAACAATGTTTCCACTCTGCGCAGTTATGCAGATAAGGCGGAGGCACTGAAGCTGCGCCTGCTCAACGAGATGAACGCAGAGGACATTCGCCTTGCGAAGGAGGCAGCGGCAAAGGCCGAGGCAGAGCGTAAGCGTCAGGAAGAAGAGGCGGAAAAGCGCGGCGAGACCGTGAAACCGGCAGAAAAGTTGGCAGAACCGCAGCCGGTATATAAGGTGCGCACCACGAAGAATGTTTCCATCAAGACGGTTGCCAAGACTGCATCGTGGCGGCTGGAAAGTAAGGATGATGTTGATAAATACCTTGCTGCATTGCGTGAAAACCTGCTGAAAGAGATGGACGAAGATACAATCGTCAACATTGAACTATAA
- the pglX gene encoding BREX-1 system adenine-specific DNA-methyltransferase PglX, whose product MNKAAIKNFAIWARNKLIADVSYDARLIGITEDGIAKPLPQSFGGTQFFDIGTAEPYSISGEAVRQRDKLIEVIQQKEKDTDYKTAYQYVIEEVAYTWFNRLIAIRFMEVNDYLPSHIRVLSSESGKLEPDLVTTPFDAELPFTAEEEAQIFQLKQDNKLDEVFRILFLKQCNALNEILPALFEKTKNYTELLLSLSVIDQDGVVYHLIHDIPEDDFNIERGGQVEIIGWLYQYYNTEPKAAAFAKSGKITKEEIPAVTQLFTPDWIVRYMVENSLGRLWVEGHPECDLKENWKYYLEEAQQEPEVQVKLAEIRKEYAALNPEDIKLIDPCMGSGHILVYAFDVLMQIYESAGYSQRDAAKSILEHNIYGLDIDDRAYQLAYFAVMMKARQYNRRILNGENTCHVYAIQESNSINRAHLKYFGAGMDDIEKNAAKMQLEGLLDTLTDAKEYGSILNVESYNWDLLRRFVAAEDTDGQISMDSVGVEDTAEQLNRLIDIGETMARKYWVTCTNPPYAGTSKLDKRVNAFLKDNYVDSKADLYAVFIEHCKEMIVANGFQAMITQHSWMFLATFEKLRKKMLQMDIVNMAHLGARAFEEIGGEVVQTVAFVQRESYVPEYNGSYCRLISATTPKGKEELFIKKDTLYTANQADFKNIAGSPIAYWTSSHVFKLFSEDCLRSHIDARNGMSTTDNNRFLRFWPECSFEKNGFSSKSAEQAKVSQKKWFPYNKGGEFRRWYGNNSYVVNWFNDGEEMKKCVTENYGSYSKELRSEDKYFAEGISWSALSSGNISMRYSEPGYIFDSKGSKAFMRDETNVFLILSYLNSCVAQHFLGILSPTLDYNNGNIEKLPYISTKNDDVIIDLGIDAEEQSKADWDSFEVSWDFKKHPLLRNVSTIYEAFTLWQSECEDRFNQLKTNEEELNRIFIDIYGLQDELTPEVEDKDVTVRKADLQRDIKSLLSYAVGCMFGRYSLDVEGLAYAGGEWDSSKYQSYIPDEDNVIPITDEEYLDDDIVSRLCAWLKAVYGADTLEENLDYIAKALGNKGSTSREIIRNYFLNDFFKDHCQTYSVTGSGKRPIYWLFDSGKQNGFKALVYLHRYTPDTIGNLRIDYLHKMQRVYESEINRMQDMMDHSGNAREVAAASKRKDKLAKQLKECREYDEKISHLALSRIELDLDDGVKVNYRKLQTAQDGKFYEVLADSKNIMVKEKK is encoded by the coding sequence ATGAACAAAGCAGCCATAAAGAATTTTGCGATCTGGGCGCGGAATAAGCTGATTGCAGATGTCAGCTATGATGCCCGCCTGATCGGTATTACGGAGGACGGCATTGCAAAGCCGTTGCCGCAGAGCTTCGGCGGCACTCAGTTCTTCGATATCGGCACTGCAGAACCGTATTCGATTTCCGGCGAGGCCGTGCGCCAGCGTGACAAGCTGATAGAGGTCATCCAGCAGAAGGAAAAGGATACCGACTACAAAACCGCATATCAGTATGTGATCGAGGAGGTTGCCTATACATGGTTTAACCGCCTGATCGCCATCCGTTTCATGGAGGTCAATGACTATCTGCCTTCCCATATTCGAGTGCTTTCTTCCGAGAGCGGAAAGTTGGAGCCAGATCTGGTCACGACACCGTTTGACGCAGAGCTTCCCTTCACTGCGGAGGAAGAAGCTCAGATTTTCCAGCTGAAGCAGGACAATAAGCTGGACGAAGTGTTCCGCATCCTGTTCCTGAAACAGTGCAACGCCCTGAACGAGATTTTGCCAGCGCTGTTTGAAAAGACAAAGAACTACACCGAGCTGCTGCTCAGCTTGTCCGTTATTGACCAGGATGGTGTAGTCTATCACCTGATTCACGATATCCCGGAGGATGACTTCAACATCGAGCGCGGCGGTCAGGTGGAGATCATCGGCTGGCTGTACCAGTATTACAACACTGAGCCGAAGGCCGCTGCCTTTGCCAAAAGCGGCAAGATCACCAAAGAGGAAATCCCTGCCGTGACCCAGCTGTTTACCCCGGACTGGATCGTTCGTTACATGGTGGAAAACAGCCTTGGCCGTCTGTGGGTGGAAGGACACCCGGAATGCGACCTGAAAGAAAACTGGAAATACTATCTGGAAGAAGCACAGCAGGAGCCGGAGGTGCAGGTAAAACTGGCAGAAATTCGCAAAGAGTACGCTGCCCTGAACCCAGAAGATATCAAGCTCATTGACCCCTGCATGGGTTCCGGTCATATCCTGGTATATGCTTTTGATGTGCTGATGCAGATTTACGAGAGTGCCGGCTACAGCCAGCGTGATGCTGCAAAGAGCATTCTGGAACATAACATCTACGGTCTGGATATTGATGATCGTGCCTATCAGTTGGCGTACTTTGCCGTGATGATGAAAGCACGGCAGTACAACCGCCGTATCTTAAACGGTGAGAACACCTGCCATGTCTATGCCATTCAGGAGAGCAACAGCATCAACCGTGCACACCTGAAATATTTCGGCGCAGGAATGGACGATATCGAGAAGAACGCGGCCAAAATGCAGCTGGAAGGTTTGCTGGACACCCTGACCGATGCCAAGGAATACGGCTCTATCCTGAATGTGGAGAGCTATAACTGGGATTTGCTGCGTCGGTTTGTGGCAGCGGAAGATACCGACGGTCAGATCAGCATGGACAGCGTGGGCGTGGAAGATACCGCCGAGCAGCTGAACCGACTCATTGATATCGGTGAGACGATGGCACGGAAGTATTGGGTTACCTGCACGAATCCGCCCTATGCTGGAACCAGCAAATTGGATAAAAGAGTAAATGCTTTTCTGAAAGACAATTATGTGGACAGCAAAGCTGACCTATACGCTGTTTTTATTGAACATTGCAAGGAAATGATCGTAGCCAATGGATTTCAAGCAATGATAACACAACATTCTTGGATGTTCCTAGCAACATTTGAGAAATTGCGCAAGAAGATGCTTCAGATGGATATAGTTAATATGGCGCATTTGGGAGCTCGTGCGTTTGAAGAAATTGGTGGTGAAGTTGTTCAGACTGTGGCATTTGTACAGAGAGAAAGTTATGTGCCAGAGTATAATGGTAGTTATTGTCGGTTAATCAGTGCAACTACACCAAAAGGAAAAGAAGAATTATTTATAAAAAAAGATACGCTGTATACTGCTAACCAAGCAGATTTCAAAAATATCGCTGGAAGCCCTATTGCATACTGGACAAGTTCTCACGTGTTCAAATTGTTTTCAGAGGATTGCTTGAGAAGCCATATTGATGCGCGAAATGGTATGTCTACTACAGATAATAATAGGTTTCTACGATTTTGGCCGGAATGCAGCTTTGAAAAGAATGGATTCTCGTCTAAATCGGCTGAGCAGGCAAAAGTAAGTCAAAAGAAATGGTTTCCTTATAATAAAGGTGGAGAGTTTAGAAGATGGTATGGTAACAATTCGTATGTTGTTAATTGGTTTAACGACGGCGAGGAAATGAAGAAATGCGTAACGGAAAATTATGGAAGCTACAGCAAGGAACTGAGAAGTGAAGATAAATATTTTGCAGAGGGAATTTCTTGGTCTGCATTAAGCTCTGGTAACATATCAATGCGTTATTCGGAACCGGGATACATTTTTGATAGTAAGGGCTCTAAAGCATTTATGCGTGATGAAACGAATGTTTTTTTGATTCTATCATATTTGAATTCTTGCGTAGCACAACATTTTTTGGGAATTTTATCCCCAACCTTAGACTACAATAACGGGAACATTGAAAAACTTCCATATATTTCCACTAAAAACGATGATGTTATTATTGACTTGGGAATTGATGCAGAAGAGCAAAGCAAAGCCGATTGGGATTCTTTTGAAGTCTCTTGGGACTTTAAGAAGCACCCATTACTCCGCAACGTTTCCACGATTTACGAAGCCTTTACCCTGTGGCAGTCAGAATGTGAAGACCGCTTTAACCAGCTAAAAACCAACGAGGAAGAGCTGAACCGCATTTTTATTGACATTTACGGCTTACAGGACGAGCTGACCCCGGAAGTGGAAGATAAAGATGTGACGGTGCGTAAGGCCGACTTGCAGCGGGATATCAAGAGTCTGCTCAGCTACGCCGTGGGCTGCATGTTTGGCCGCTACTCGCTGGATGTAGAAGGATTGGCCTATGCAGGCGGCGAGTGGGATAGCAGCAAATACCAGAGCTATATTCCGGACGAAGATAATGTTATCCCTATCACCGATGAAGAATATCTGGACGATGATATCGTATCGCGCCTGTGTGCATGGCTGAAAGCGGTGTATGGTGCAGATACGCTGGAAGAAAACCTCGATTATATCGCAAAAGCCCTTGGCAATAAGGGCAGCACCAGCCGGGAGATTATCCGTAACTACTTCCTGAACGATTTCTTCAAGGATCACTGCCAGACCTATTCTGTTACCGGTTCCGGCAAGCGTCCGATCTACTGGCTGTTTGACAGTGGCAAGCAGAACGGCTTTAAGGCACTGGTTTACCTGCACCGCTATACGCCGGATACCATCGGCAACCTGCGTATCGACTACCTGCACAAAATGCAGCGCGTGTACGAATCTGAGATTAACCGGATGCAGGATATGATGGATCACAGCGGGAATGCCCGCGAGGTGGCAGCAGCCTCCAAGCGCAAGGATAAACTTGCCAAGCAGCTGAAGGAATGCCGGGAATACGATGAGAAGATCAGCCATCTGGCACTTTCCCGTATCGAGCTTGACCTTGATGACGGCGTAAAGGTCAACTACCGTAAGCTCCAGACCGCCCAGGACGGCAAGTTCTATGAGGTGCTGGCAGACAGTAAGAATATCATGGTGAAAGAAAAGAAATAA
- a CDS encoding chalcone synthase, translated as MQNHWTKDDVAAAWQRFERTYAHDPVAYRFLCGHCIQDETDEDALDYNIIGVWLVCHRKYRDWSTEKSYDLAWILEFMQAYHMTIPRYIKRTKFYRKKMKLLLSSLVRDKDQSQEKRTMIWQN; from the coding sequence ATGCAAAATCACTGGACAAAGGATGATGTCGCGGCGGCATGGCAGCGTTTTGAACGTACATATGCCCATGATCCGGTGGCATACCGCTTCCTCTGCGGTCATTGTATTCAAGATGAAACCGATGAAGATGCGTTGGATTACAATATCATTGGTGTCTGGCTTGTCTGTCATAGAAAATATCGTGACTGGTCAACCGAGAAATCCTATGATCTGGCATGGATACTGGAATTTATGCAGGCGTATCACATGACGATTCCACGGTACATCAAAAGAACAAAGTTCTACCGGAAAAAGATGAAGCTATTGCTGAGTTCTCTTGTAAGAGATAAAGACCAATCACAGGAAAAAAGGACAATGATATGGCAGAATTGA